From the Bacteroidota bacterium genome, one window contains:
- a CDS encoding T9SS type A sorting domain-containing protein: MLTKVYPNPSPGIFTLELAEVKPGTDIHVYNMAGEGVWADWNTTSTKQTIDLSNQSSGVYFL; the protein is encoded by the coding sequence ATGCTGACCAAGGTTTATCCTAATCCCTCTCCCGGTATTTTTACGCTTGAACTGGCAGAAGTAAAACCCGGAACAGATATTCATGTTTACAATATGGCAGGAGAAGGAGTGTGGGCGGATTGGAATACTACATCAACCAAGCAAACCATTGACCTGTCCAATCAAAGCAGCGGAGTGTATTTTCTT